From uncultured Roseateles sp., the proteins below share one genomic window:
- a CDS encoding 2-aminoethylphosphonate--pyruvate transaminase — MDRDRILLTPGPLTTTLRTKLAMLKDWGSWDSDFIAVTAKVRAALLDVVHGQDSHVVVPLQGSGTFSVEAAVATAVPREGHVLILDNGAYCKRAAKLTQLMGRRATVLEFPEESPVSPQALEARLEADTSITHVILIHCETGTGVLNPLPEVAAVCEKRGKGLIVDAMSSFGALPIDCRSSRIDALIAASGKCLEGVPGMGFVLLRKAVLEQCAGNSQSLAMDLFDQYQYMEKTGQWRFTPPTHVLVALAEAMEQYREEGGQPARLARYIDNYQTLINGMKALGLKPFLAPEVQAPIIVTFHAPQHPAYDFKRFYQAAKDRGFLLYPGKLTQVETFRVGCIGAIGRMEMQQAVNAVAEVLAEMGIAS, encoded by the coding sequence ATGGACCGCGACCGCATCCTCCTCACCCCCGGCCCGCTGACCACCACCCTGCGCACCAAGCTGGCCATGCTCAAGGACTGGGGCTCCTGGGACAGTGACTTCATCGCCGTCACCGCCAAGGTGCGCGCCGCCCTGCTGGACGTGGTGCACGGCCAGGACAGTCATGTCGTCGTGCCCCTGCAGGGCAGCGGCACCTTCAGCGTCGAGGCCGCGGTGGCCACCGCCGTGCCGCGCGAGGGCCATGTCTTGATCTTGGACAACGGCGCCTACTGCAAGCGCGCCGCCAAGCTGACCCAGCTGATGGGCCGTCGGGCCACGGTGCTGGAGTTCCCGGAGGAGTCGCCCGTCTCGCCGCAGGCGCTGGAGGCCAGGCTGGAGGCCGACACCAGCATCACCCACGTGATACTGATCCACTGCGAGACCGGCACCGGCGTGCTGAATCCGCTGCCCGAGGTGGCGGCGGTGTGCGAGAAGCGCGGCAAGGGCCTGATCGTCGACGCGATGAGCAGCTTTGGTGCCCTGCCCATCGACTGCCGCAGCAGCCGCATCGATGCGCTGATCGCCGCCAGCGGCAAGTGCCTGGAGGGCGTGCCCGGCATGGGTTTTGTGCTGCTGCGCAAGGCGGTGCTGGAGCAGTGCGCAGGCAACAGCCAGTCGCTGGCGATGGACCTGTTCGACCAGTACCAGTACATGGAGAAGACCGGCCAGTGGCGCTTCACCCCGCCCACCCATGTGCTGGTGGCCCTGGCCGAGGCGATGGAGCAGTACCGGGAGGAAGGCGGCCAGCCCGCCCGCCTGGCCCGCTATATCGACAACTACCAGACGCTGATCAACGGCATGAAGGCGCTGGGCCTGAAGCCCTTTCTGGCACCCGAGGTGCAGGCGCCCATCATCGTCACCTTCCATGCGCCGCAGCATCCGGCCTATGACTTCAAGCGCTTCTACCAGGCGGCCAAGGACCGGGGCTTTCTGCTCTATCCGGGCAAGCTGACCCAGGTGGAGACCTTCCGCGTCGGCTGCATAGGCGCCATCGGCCGCATGGAGATGCAGCAGGCGGTCAATGCGGTGGCCGAGGTGCTGGCCGAGATGGGTATCGCCAGCTGA
- a CDS encoding helix-turn-helix domain-containing protein, which yields MNRSPPAQAPTPPLRAVSFADADEQAAALSGWNQSYLQLQAGGFRGGIRSLDLGGLRLFIEDLQASVLQTGCLAEGVLALGVPLRSRAPGLFCGRPCGEDALHVFSGRSGFEFRCAGDHQMLGIELTAGEPGLSFGSQAGLRHAAPHGLRSLLLNVFETAQARPQSLAESAVRARMSDALLDGISALSDAPTDQNASADSHWRWVSQARELIAADLQQPPTVAGLCEQLGTSRRSLQLAFQRVLGVSPLAYLRAVRLGAARRGLKTAASVTEAATQLGFWHFGHFAKDYQAMFGELPSQTHRRHQPPA from the coding sequence ATGAACCGTTCGCCCCCTGCCCAAGCCCCGACGCCCCCATTGCGGGCGGTTTCGTTTGCCGACGCCGATGAACAGGCGGCGGCGCTGTCCGGCTGGAATCAGTCCTATCTTCAGTTGCAGGCGGGGGGATTCCGTGGCGGCATCCGCAGCCTCGATCTCGGCGGCCTGCGCCTGTTCATCGAAGACCTGCAGGCCTCGGTGCTGCAGACCGGCTGCCTGGCCGAGGGCGTGCTGGCCCTGGGTGTGCCGCTGCGCAGCCGCGCGCCGGGCCTGTTCTGCGGCCGGCCCTGCGGCGAGGATGCGCTGCATGTGTTCTCGGGCCGCTCGGGTTTCGAGTTCCGCTGCGCCGGCGATCACCAGATGCTGGGCATTGAATTGACGGCTGGTGAGCCCGGCCTGAGCTTTGGCAGCCAGGCCGGCTTGCGCCATGCGGCACCCCATGGGCTGCGCAGCCTGCTGCTGAATGTGTTCGAGACGGCACAGGCCCGGCCCCAGTCGTTGGCCGAGTCCGCCGTGCGCGCACGGATGAGTGATGCCTTGCTGGACGGCATCAGCGCGCTCAGCGACGCGCCGACCGACCAGAACGCCTCGGCGGACAGCCACTGGCGATGGGTCAGCCAGGCCCGCGAGCTGATCGCCGCCGATCTGCAGCAGCCGCCGACGGTGGCCGGCCTCTGCGAGCAGCTGGGCACGAGCCGCCGCAGCCTGCAGCTGGCCTTTCAGCGCGTGCTGGGGGTCAGCCCCCTGGCCTATCTGCGTGCCGTCCGGCTGGGCGCCGCCCGGCGCGGCCTGAAGACGGCGGCATCGGTGACCGAGGCGGCCACCCAGCTGGGCTTCTGGCACTTCGGCCATTTCGCCAAGGACTACCAGGCGATGTTCGGCGAGCTGCCCTCACAGACACACCGGCGGCATCAGCCGCCGGCTTGA
- a CDS encoding glutamine synthetase family protein — protein sequence MATRNSPSEHPALAAVRASNTGKVKVAVSDIDGVLRGKLLHRDKFFGAAESGFGFCDVVFGWDSGDQCYDNTEVTGWQHGFPDALARIDLNTARHVPWDDGVPFFLGEFINADGTPFPVCPRQILKRVLRRAEALGLQVMAGMEFEWFNFLETPQSWADKKGVAPTNLTPGMFGYSLLRMNGNREFFNALMDQMAAFNVPIEGLHTETGPGVYEAAIAFSEALEQADRAILFKTGAKEIGQRFGIMPSFMAKWSKDYPGCSGHIHQSLSDGKQNVFFDAHRSKASKGMSQLFESYLAGQVQCLMEFAPMFWPTINSYKRLVDGFWAPVKPTWGFDNRTASFRVISGSPKSTRLETRCPGADVNPYLAMAAVIAAGLHGVEKELKLTAPPITGTNQGAEHIPRAPRSLMDTTQIFKRSEVARDFLGDTFVDHFAATREWEYRQWQDGVTDWELKRYFEII from the coding sequence ATGGCAACACGCAACTCCCCCTCCGAGCACCCGGCGCTGGCCGCCGTGCGCGCCAGCAACACCGGCAAGGTCAAGGTCGCCGTCAGCGACATCGACGGCGTCCTGCGCGGCAAGCTGCTGCACCGCGACAAGTTCTTCGGCGCGGCCGAATCCGGCTTCGGCTTCTGCGACGTCGTGTTCGGCTGGGACTCGGGCGACCAGTGCTACGACAACACGGAGGTCACCGGCTGGCAGCATGGCTTCCCCGACGCGCTGGCCCGCATCGACCTGAACACCGCCCGCCATGTGCCCTGGGACGATGGCGTGCCCTTCTTCCTTGGCGAATTCATCAACGCCGACGGCACGCCCTTCCCGGTGTGCCCGCGCCAGATCCTGAAGCGCGTGCTCAGGCGCGCCGAGGCCCTGGGCCTGCAGGTCATGGCCGGCATGGAGTTCGAATGGTTCAACTTCCTCGAAACCCCGCAGAGCTGGGCCGACAAGAAGGGTGTGGCCCCCACCAACCTGACGCCGGGCATGTTCGGCTATTCGCTGTTGCGCATGAACGGCAACCGCGAGTTCTTCAATGCGCTGATGGACCAGATGGCGGCCTTCAATGTGCCGATCGAAGGGCTGCACACCGAGACCGGCCCGGGCGTCTACGAGGCGGCCATCGCCTTCAGCGAGGCGCTGGAGCAGGCCGACCGAGCCATCCTGTTCAAGACCGGCGCCAAGGAAATCGGCCAGCGCTTCGGCATCATGCCCAGCTTCATGGCCAAGTGGAGCAAGGACTACCCCGGCTGCAGCGGCCACATCCATCAAAGCCTGTCCGACGGCAAGCAGAACGTCTTCTTCGATGCCCATCGAAGCAAGGCCAGCAAGGGCATGAGCCAGCTGTTCGAGAGCTATCTGGCCGGCCAGGTGCAATGCCTGATGGAGTTCGCGCCGATGTTCTGGCCGACCATCAACAGCTACAAGCGCCTGGTCGATGGTTTCTGGGCACCGGTCAAGCCGACCTGGGGATTCGACAACCGCACGGCGAGCTTTCGCGTCATCTCGGGCTCACCCAAATCGACCCGGCTTGAGACCCGCTGCCCCGGCGCCGATGTGAATCCCTATCTGGCCATGGCCGCGGTGATCGCCGCCGGCCTGCATGGCGTCGAGAAGGAACTGAAGCTGACCGCGCCGCCCATCACCGGCACCAATCAGGGGGCCGAGCACATCCCGCGCGCGCCACGCTCGCTGATGGACACGACGCAGATCTTCAAGCGCTCCGAGGTGGCGCGAGACTTCCTGGGCGACACCTTCGTCGATCATTTCGCCGCCACCCGCGAATGGGAGTACCGACAATGGCAGGATGGCGTCACCGACTGGGAGCTGAAGCGCTATTTCGAGATCATCTGA
- a CDS encoding iron-containing alcohol dehydrogenase, translated as MSITRFSFPTAILFGAGARKLVAEHLLSQGLKRPLIVTDKALAALPVLAEFSSHLGGLDVAVFDGVMGNPTASQVMAGAAAYRAHQADCVIGFGGGAALDVAKIVGLAATHEGNIIEYVWDHPQVRSISGELPYFIALPTTSGTGSEVGRSSVVSEDDTHIKRTVFSPKILARAVFADPELTLALPPAITAATGIDALTHNVESYLSPAYHPLCDGIALEGTRIAARALLTAVREPGNLAARSDMMMSSMMGAIAFQKDLGAVHSCAHALGAVNNLHHGLANALMLDTVLAWNFEAAEAKFAELAHVAGISGGASAFVPWLQQLKRSIGITTRLADHGVKSEHLPRLVEIAAADICHQTNPRPCSAADFQRLFQEAM; from the coding sequence ATGAGCATCACCCGTTTCTCCTTTCCCACCGCCATCCTGTTCGGCGCCGGCGCGCGCAAGCTGGTGGCCGAGCATCTGCTGAGCCAGGGCCTGAAGCGCCCGCTGATCGTCACCGACAAGGCCCTGGCCGCGCTGCCGGTGCTGGCCGAGTTCAGCAGCCATCTGGGCGGCCTTGACGTCGCCGTGTTCGATGGCGTGATGGGCAACCCGACCGCCTCGCAGGTGATGGCCGGTGCCGCCGCCTACCGCGCCCACCAGGCCGATTGCGTGATCGGCTTCGGCGGCGGCGCGGCGCTGGACGTGGCCAAGATCGTCGGCCTGGCGGCCACGCATGAAGGCAACATCATCGAATACGTCTGGGACCATCCGCAGGTGCGGTCCATCAGCGGGGAACTGCCTTACTTCATCGCCCTGCCCACGACCTCGGGCACGGGCTCCGAGGTGGGCCGGTCGAGCGTCGTGTCCGAGGACGACACGCACATCAAGCGCACCGTGTTCAGCCCCAAGATCCTGGCCCGCGCCGTGTTCGCCGACCCGGAGCTGACGCTGGCCCTGCCGCCGGCCATCACCGCCGCCACCGGCATCGATGCGCTGACGCACAACGTCGAGAGCTATCTGTCGCCGGCCTATCACCCGCTGTGCGACGGCATCGCGCTGGAGGGCACACGCATCGCCGCCCGCGCCCTGCTCACCGCCGTCAGGGAACCCGGCAATCTGGCCGCCCGCAGCGACATGATGATGAGCTCGATGATGGGCGCCATCGCCTTCCAGAAAGATCTGGGCGCCGTGCACTCCTGCGCCCACGCGCTGGGGGCCGTCAACAATCTGCACCACGGCCTGGCCAATGCGCTGATGCTGGACACCGTGCTGGCCTGGAACTTCGAGGCCGCAGAAGCCAAGTTCGCCGAGCTGGCCCACGTGGCCGGCATCAGCGGTGGTGCCAGCGCCTTCGTGCCCTGGCTGCAGCAACTGAAGCGCAGCATAGGCATCACCACCCGCCTGGCTGATCACGGTGTCAAATCCGAACACCTGCCCCGCCTGGTCGAGATCGCTGCCGCCGACATCTGCCACCAGACCAACCCCCGGCCCTGCAGCGCCGCCGACTTCCAGCGGCTCTTCCAGGAGGCCATGTAA
- a CDS encoding gamma-glutamyl-gamma-aminobutyrate hydrolase family protein has translation MGSDSNSGRAKIGISACFFHADPDRPIFTGKTLQYIEQSVPHWLMSGGALPVMIPSPEGPTQRSDVALADYAQWLDGLVLMGGSDVWPGSYGEEPLKPQWSGDRIRDAYEIALARAFVAAGKPVLGVCRGLQLLNVAFGGTLLQDIATQKPGALTHRDAALYDQNFHQISFCPGTRLAGLYEGQQEAKVNSVHHQGIKDLAPDFVVEATAPADGMIEAVRWTGPTFVAAVQWHPEFHDPADTSVLNDAALLQDYLAAVARRRDPAQQEHP, from the coding sequence ATGGGGTCAGACTCCAATTCTGGCCGGGCTAAGATAGGCATTTCCGCCTGCTTCTTCCATGCCGATCCGGACCGGCCCATCTTCACCGGCAAGACCCTGCAGTACATCGAGCAGTCGGTGCCGCACTGGCTGATGAGCGGTGGCGCGTTGCCGGTGATGATCCCCTCGCCCGAGGGGCCGACCCAGCGCTCGGACGTCGCTCTCGCCGATTACGCCCAGTGGCTGGACGGCCTGGTGCTGATGGGCGGCTCGGACGTCTGGCCCGGCAGCTATGGCGAGGAGCCGTTGAAGCCGCAGTGGAGCGGCGACCGCATCCGTGATGCATACGAGATCGCGCTGGCCAGGGCCTTCGTCGCCGCCGGCAAACCGGTGCTGGGCGTGTGCCGCGGCCTGCAGCTGCTGAACGTGGCCTTCGGCGGCACCCTGCTGCAGGACATCGCCACGCAAAAGCCCGGCGCTCTGACCCATCGCGACGCCGCGCTGTACGACCAGAACTTCCATCAAATCAGCTTCTGCCCCGGCACGCGGCTGGCCGGGCTGTATGAAGGGCAGCAAGAAGCCAAGGTCAACAGCGTGCACCATCAGGGCATCAAGGACCTCGCGCCCGATTTCGTCGTCGAGGCCACGGCCCCGGCCGACGGCATGATTGAGGCGGTTCGCTGGACCGGCCCCACATTCGTGGCCGCCGTGCAGTGGCACCCCGAATTCCATGACCCCGCAGACACCAGCGTGTTGAACGACGCCGCACTGCTGCAAGACTATCTGGCCGCCGTCGCCCGCAGGCGCGATCCGGCCCAACAGGAACACCCATGA
- a CDS encoding aldehyde dehydrogenase family protein yields the protein MSTLAIHNPATGALITEIPADDAASVARKAAAARAAQPAWAARPLSERVAAITRFRAGLVAEIDQLAATLTSEVGKPISQARNELNGLLPRIDFFLAQVDQALQTEQVFADGGMTEQISHAPLGVIANISAWNYPFFVGANVFVPALLTGNVVLYKPSEFATLTGLHIARLLHAAGVPDDVFVPLVGAGPVGEALLAQDIDGVFFTGSYGTGARISQAVAGRFNIKLQLELGGKDPTYVRHDADPKVAAESLADGAMYNTGQSCCSVERIYVHESLHDAFVEHFLATVATFKQGDPLDAGTYIGAITRAPQLALLERQVADAKARGATLRTGGHVLPGPGNWFAPTVFTEVSHEMELMREESFGPIIGIQKVAGDAEALRLMNDTRYGLTAGVFSRDEAAAKALLAQVNAGTVYWNCCDRVSPRLPWSGHGDSGVGLTLSTYGISTFTRPKAWHLRQA from the coding sequence ATGAGCACTCTCGCCATCCACAACCCCGCCACCGGTGCGCTGATCACCGAGATCCCGGCCGATGACGCCGCCAGCGTGGCCCGCAAGGCCGCTGCGGCCCGCGCGGCCCAACCCGCCTGGGCTGCCAGGCCGCTGAGCGAACGCGTCGCCGCCATCACCCGCTTTCGCGCCGGCCTGGTGGCCGAGATCGATCAGTTGGCTGCCACCTTGACCAGCGAGGTGGGCAAGCCCATCTCCCAGGCCCGCAACGAGCTCAATGGGCTGCTGCCCCGCATAGACTTCTTCCTCGCCCAGGTGGATCAGGCGTTGCAGACCGAACAGGTGTTCGCCGACGGCGGCATGACGGAGCAGATCAGCCACGCGCCGCTGGGCGTGATCGCCAATATCTCGGCCTGGAACTACCCCTTCTTCGTCGGCGCCAATGTGTTCGTGCCGGCCTTGCTGACCGGCAATGTGGTGCTCTACAAGCCCTCCGAGTTCGCCACCTTGACGGGCCTGCACATCGCCCGCCTGCTGCATGCGGCCGGCGTGCCCGACGATGTGTTCGTGCCCCTGGTCGGCGCCGGGCCGGTGGGCGAGGCGCTGCTGGCGCAAGACATCGACGGCGTGTTCTTCACCGGTTCCTACGGCACCGGCGCACGCATCTCGCAGGCCGTGGCGGGGCGCTTCAACATCAAGCTGCAGCTGGAGCTGGGCGGCAAGGACCCGACCTATGTGCGCCACGACGCCGACCCCAAGGTCGCCGCCGAGTCGCTGGCCGATGGCGCGATGTACAACACCGGCCAGAGCTGCTGCTCGGTCGAGCGCATCTATGTGCACGAGAGCCTGCACGATGCCTTCGTCGAGCACTTCCTGGCCACGGTGGCCACGTTCAAGCAGGGTGATCCGCTGGACGCCGGCACGTATATCGGCGCCATCACTCGCGCGCCGCAGCTGGCCCTGCTGGAGCGCCAGGTGGCCGACGCCAAGGCCCGTGGCGCCACGCTGCGCACCGGGGGCCATGTTTTGCCCGGCCCCGGCAACTGGTTCGCTCCAACCGTATTCACCGAGGTCAGTCACGAGATGGAGCTGATGCGCGAGGAGAGCTTCGGCCCCATCATCGGCATCCAGAAGGTGGCCGGCGATGCCGAGGCCCTGCGCCTGATGAACGACACCCGCTACGGACTCACCGCCGGCGTGTTCAGCCGCGACGAGGCGGCCGCCAAGGCGCTGCTGGCCCAGGTCAATGCCGGCACCGTGTACTGGAACTGCTGCGACCGCGTCAGCCCCCGCCTGCCCTGGTCGGGCCATGGCGACTCCGGCGTCGGCCTGACCCTGTCCACCTACGGCATCAGCACCTTCACCCGACCCAAGGCTTGGCATCTGAGGCAGGCTTGA
- a CDS encoding GNAT family N-acetyltransferase yields the protein MSEPTVEYRLAGPDDALCIAVLAMQVFLDTYTLNGMRPDLARETLEVYAPEAFARRLQDPGTSFILAERAGHLIAFAELTLDRAPPHEALPRAAELVRLYVQRHFKRRGLGRELLGRAEALARSKGASSLWLTTWSGNTAARAFYPTQGYRDIGLTSYTIQGNSYENRAFQKLLAL from the coding sequence TTGAGCGAACCGACCGTCGAATATCGCCTGGCCGGCCCAGACGATGCCCTGTGCATCGCCGTGCTGGCCATGCAGGTGTTTCTCGACACCTACACCTTGAACGGCATGCGCCCCGATCTGGCCCGCGAGACGCTGGAAGTCTACGCACCCGAGGCCTTTGCCCGGCGCCTGCAGGACCCCGGCACGAGCTTCATCCTGGCTGAGCGCGCCGGCCATCTGATCGCCTTCGCCGAGCTCACGCTGGACCGCGCGCCACCCCACGAGGCCCTGCCCCGCGCCGCCGAGCTGGTGCGCCTGTATGTGCAGCGCCACTTCAAGCGCAGGGGCCTGGGCCGCGAGCTGCTGGGCCGCGCCGAGGCGCTGGCACGCTCGAAGGGCGCCAGCAGCCTGTGGCTGACGACCTGGTCTGGCAACACGGCCGCCCGCGCCTTCTATCCGACCCAGGGCTATCGGGACATCGGTCTCACCAGCTACACGATACAGGGCAACTCCTACGAGAACCGGGCATTCCAGAAGCTGTTGGCGCTGTAA
- a CDS encoding cupin domain-containing protein, with protein sequence MRHSTAVFSLAIAGAFVAGIVVAPLAHHLLPEAQAQAVPLAPMMIDLTSLKHGDLPATPNPEMNAKGLVVTDNATIGIQSGNVAKHIHPKTDEIQYIIEGSGAMWLGGERKEFKPGTLIIIPKGTAHGGTLVSSGPVKAIAIKIPPQARDDVQFVN encoded by the coding sequence ATGCGCCACAGCACTGCCGTTTTCAGCCTTGCCATCGCCGGCGCCTTCGTCGCGGGCATCGTCGTCGCGCCGCTGGCCCATCATCTGCTGCCCGAGGCACAGGCCCAGGCCGTGCCATTGGCGCCGATGATGATCGACCTGACGAGCCTCAAGCACGGCGATCTTCCGGCCACACCCAATCCCGAGATGAATGCCAAAGGCCTGGTGGTCACCGACAACGCCACGATCGGCATCCAGTCCGGCAACGTCGCCAAGCACATCCACCCGAAGACCGATGAGATCCAGTACATCATCGAGGGCAGCGGCGCAATGTGGCTGGGCGGCGAGCGCAAGGAGTTCAAGCCCGGCACCCTGATCATCATCCCCAAGGGCACGGCCCATGGCGGCACCCTGGTCAGCAGCGGGCCGGTCAAGGCCATCGCGATCAAGATTCCGCCGCAAGCCAGGGACGATGTCCAGTTCGTCAACTGA
- a CDS encoding ABC transporter permease, translated as MPQPSRAPDQPTLQAVQQWLTGWWQLLLFGARLAVLALSPSSWRRSQRRLMLHQAYAATMPLLLGFGLGSALVAQVIIRIVLATAQSYGLSGYALDVLVRTLVLELIPLSAALYAAVRYTMPAAEQVRAMRARGLHKAQFAQGLDPLRDAVLPSALAGVFAAITLTLLAATITLLLTYLNLYGFSTWGLAGFVRGVGQVFGPVIVLIFALKALLLSLAVAVIPMRPGARDGAPGADLNHLARLLAVVLMIELLSLVGNYY; from the coding sequence ATGCCCCAACCGTCCCGTGCCCCTGACCAGCCCACGCTACAAGCGGTGCAGCAATGGCTGACCGGCTGGTGGCAGCTGCTGCTGTTCGGTGCGCGGCTGGCGGTGCTGGCGCTGTCGCCGTCGAGCTGGCGGCGCTCGCAGCGCCGGCTGATGCTGCACCAGGCCTATGCCGCGACGATGCCGCTGCTGCTGGGTTTCGGCCTGGGCTCCGCCCTGGTGGCGCAGGTGATCATCCGCATCGTGCTGGCCACGGCCCAGAGCTACGGCCTGTCGGGCTATGCGCTGGACGTGCTGGTGCGCACCCTGGTGCTGGAGCTGATACCGCTGTCGGCCGCGCTTTATGCCGCCGTGCGCTACACGATGCCGGCCGCCGAGCAGGTGCGGGCCATGCGTGCCCGCGGCCTGCACAAGGCCCAGTTCGCCCAGGGGCTGGACCCGCTACGCGATGCCGTGCTGCCCAGCGCGCTGGCCGGTGTGTTCGCGGCCATCACGCTGACCCTGCTGGCCGCCACCATCACCCTGCTGCTGACCTATCTGAACCTCTACGGCTTCTCGACCTGGGGGCTGGCCGGCTTTGTGCGCGGCGTCGGCCAGGTCTTCGGCCCGGTGATCGTGCTGATCTTCGCCCTGAAGGCCCTGCTGCTGAGCCTGGCCGTGGCGGTGATCCCGATGCGGCCCGGCGCCCGCGACGGTGCCCCCGGCGCCGACCTGAACCATCTCGCGCGGCTGCTGGCCGTGGTGCTGATGATCGAGCTGCTGTCCCTGGTCGGCAACTACTATTGA
- a CDS encoding MlaD family protein has product MPLESEPVVESPPVANLDLKARLLMAGVLLLIAAAAVFVLYARGAFERTQTLVLVADHAEGVVVGMDLSFAGFPVGRVNRIELSNEGNARIVVYVPVKDARWLRESSVFTMESGLVGGPKLRAFSGILTDPPLADGAVRKVLSGDAAAEIPRLMASLRDLLTHLGSMTADDSPLNQSLQSLQATTARLNGPSGALGALLGSDRDASKIITTLDRTNTLLARLDGLALKTDGLVSKADAQVFGERGLLRDGQVSVQQLNALLTDARTSLKKVDAVLVEAQGIASNTRAATADLGTLRAEVESSLRKVEHLVGEVNRRWPFARDTEIKLP; this is encoded by the coding sequence ATGCCCCTCGAATCCGAACCTGTTGTTGAATCTCCGCCGGTCGCCAACCTCGACCTGAAGGCCAGGCTGTTGATGGCCGGCGTGCTGCTGTTGATCGCGGCGGCGGCGGTCTTCGTGCTCTATGCCCGCGGCGCCTTCGAGCGCACCCAGACCCTGGTGCTGGTGGCCGACCATGCCGAGGGCGTGGTCGTCGGCATGGACCTGAGCTTTGCCGGTTTCCCGGTGGGGCGCGTCAACCGCATTGAGCTGTCCAACGAGGGCAATGCCCGCATCGTCGTCTACGTGCCGGTCAAGGACGCCCGCTGGCTGCGCGAGTCCAGCGTGTTCACGATGGAAAGCGGCCTGGTCGGTGGCCCGAAGCTGCGCGCCTTCAGCGGCATCCTCACCGACCCGCCGCTGGCCGATGGTGCCGTCCGCAAGGTCCTGAGCGGCGACGCGGCGGCCGAGATCCCGCGCCTGATGGCCAGCCTGCGCGATCTGCTGACGCATCTGGGCTCGATGACGGCCGACGACTCGCCGCTGAACCAGAGCCTGCAGAGCCTGCAGGCCACCACCGCCCGGCTCAACGGCCCCAGCGGGGCGCTTGGTGCGCTGCTGGGCAGCGACAGGGACGCCAGCAAGATCATCACCACCCTGGACCGCACCAACACCCTGCTCGCCCGCTTGGACGGCCTGGCGCTGAAGACCGACGGCCTGGTGAGCAAGGCCGACGCACAGGTCTTCGGCGAGCGCGGCCTGCTGCGCGATGGGCAGGTCAGCGTGCAGCAACTCAATGCCCTGCTGACCGACGCGCGCACGAGCTTGAAGAAGGTCGATGCCGTACTGGTCGAGGCCCAGGGCATTGCCAGCAACACCCGCGCCGCCACCGCCGACCTGGGCACCCTGCGCGCCGAGGTCGAGTCCAGCCTGCGCAAGGTCGAACACCTGGTGGGCGAGGTGAACCGCCGCTGGCCCTTCGCCCGAGATACCGAGATCAAGTTGCCATGA
- a CDS encoding nuclear transport factor 2 family protein, whose translation MNTHNLSLVERFWSTANAADWEAFAALLSTDLVYEVPQTRERVRGREDFVEFFRTWPGIWRVEIVQSIADAHSAVTVINFITPTEQMTGITFFELGEGTITRLTDYWPADYEPPQRASPVVKRY comes from the coding sequence ATGAACACGCACAACCTGTCCCTGGTCGAACGCTTCTGGAGCACGGCCAACGCCGCCGACTGGGAGGCCTTCGCCGCCCTGCTGAGCACCGATCTGGTCTACGAGGTGCCGCAGACCCGCGAGCGCGTCCGCGGCCGGGAGGACTTCGTCGAGTTCTTCCGCACCTGGCCCGGCATCTGGCGGGTCGAGATCGTGCAGTCCATTGCTGACGCGCACTCGGCCGTCACCGTGATCAACTTCATCACCCCCACCGAGCAGATGACCGGCATCACCTTCTTCGAGCTCGGCGAGGGCACAATCACCCGGCTCACCGACTACTGGCCCGCCGACTACGAGCCGCCCCAGCGCGCCAGCCCGGTGGTCAAACGATACTGA